From Amycolatopsis sp. WQ 127309:
CGGTCGTGGTGCTGGGCAGCGACATCATCGCCCGCGAGATCACCGCGTCCGCGCTGCCGGTCGGCATCGTCACCGGCATCCTCGGCGCCCCGCTCCTGCTCTGGCTGCTGGCCAGGGCCAACCGATCCGGCTCCGGAGGCTGACACATGACATCCGACGCCCCCTCGCTGCGGGTGGAGCAGCTCCGGGTCGCCTACGACGACCGGGTGGTCATCGACGGCCTCGACCTCGACATCCCGCCGGGTGAGATCACCGCGATCATCGGCGCCAACGCCTGCGGGAAGTCGACGCTGCTGCGCACCCTGGCCCGGCTGCTGACGCCGAAAGCGGGCGGGGTCTACCTCGACGGCCGGTCGATCCACGACCTGCCGACTCGCGAGGTCGCCCAGCGCCTCGGCATCCTCCCGCAGGCCCCGGTGGCGCCGGAGGGCATGACGGTGGCCGACCTCGTCGGCCGCGGCCGCGCCCCGCACCAGAGCTGGTGGCGGCAGTGGTCCACTTCGGACGAAGGCGCGGTGCACGACGCGCTGGCGGCGACCGGGATGACCGACCTGGCCGACCGGCCGGTCGGCGAGCTGTCCGGCGGACAGCGCCAGCGCGCGTGGATCGCGATGGCCGTCGCGCAGGGCACGCCGGTGCTGCTGCTGGACGAGCCGACGACCTACCTCGACCTGGCGCACCAGATCGACGTGCTCGACCTGGTCGTCGACCTCAACCGCGACGAGGGCCGCACGGTGGTGATGGTGCTGCACGACCTCCCCCAGGCGTGCCGCTACGCCGACCACGTCATCGCGATGAAGGCCGGCCGGATCGCGGCGGCGGGCAAGCCCGTCGAGGTGATCACCGAAGAGCTGGTCGAGGAGGTCTTCGACGTCCGCTGCCAGGTGACCCCGGACCCGATCAGCGGCACGCCGATGGTGATCCCGATCAGCCGCCACCACCCGGCGCCGCTCTCCTGAAATGCCGTGAAGGCCTCCTTCCCGGCTCTTACGGCCGGTAAGGAGGCCTTCACGGCTTTCAAGCCACGGCGGGCGTGCGTGGCGAGGTGGGCGTTATGCGGGTGACAGGGTGGCGGCCGGCGCGCTAGCCTCGGCGTGTTCTGGCCCCTCCTCGGTTCTGGACTCGGTCCCCGAGGAACGTCCGGCCGCAACTCCCTCTCACCCGGAAGGCTGCCTTGTGTTCGTGCTGCCCGAAATCACCACCGGATCCGAGCGTCTCCTGCTGGAGGCGACGATGGACCGCCAACGCCGCGCCGTCGCCGACACCGCGCGCGGCCTGTCCGACACCGACGTCCGGACGCGGCTCGTCGCGTCCCTGACCACGCCGATCGGCCTCGTCAAGCACGCCGCGATGGCCGAACGCCGCTGGTTCCAGCTCCTGCTGCTGGGCCTCGACGAGGCCGAGTGCGACGGGCCCACGACCCCGGGCGACGCCAGTTTCGTCGTCGCCGACAGTGAAACCCTCGACGACGTGATCGCCGAGTTCGAGCGGGCCGCCGCACGCTCACGCGAGATCGCGGCCCGCTTCGACCTCGACGACACCTGGACCCACGACGTCCTCGGCGAGGTCAACCTCCGGTTCGTCTACCTGCTGCTGATCGAGGACTTCGCCCGCCACGCCGGGCACGGCGACATCCTCCGAGAGCAGCTCACCGCGCGCTGACCGCGTACTCCCCCTCCGGCGCCGCGACCACCCGGCGGTCCACAATGGACTGCAGGATCTCGCCCACCCGCACCGCGGTGTTGGACAGCAGCGACGACGTGATGCCGTGCGTGTGCTCGGTCCCGCCCTGCAGGTAGATGCCGCCGCGCAGGGCGGGTTCCGTCGTGATGCGGTAGTCGCGCTCGACGCGCAGCCGGCCCTCGTCGTCACGCGCGCACCGCGGACCCAGCTCGCCGAGCAGCGGCGTCGGGTCGGCGGGGCGGTAGCCGGTCGCGTAGACGACGGCGTCGGCTTCCAGGACCGTGCGCTCGCCCGTCGTGAGCGACTCGACCGTCGCCGAGACGGCCGCGCCGGTGTCGGTCACCTCGACCGGGCGGGAGACGTTGAACAGCCGCAGCCGCTCCACGCCCAGCACCTTCTCGCGGTAGACGCGGCGGTAGAGCTCGTCGATCAGCTCGACGTCGACCGCGGAGTAGTTCGTCGCGCCGTGGTAGCGCATCAGGCGGTCCTTGACCGGTTCACCCGCGCCGTAGAACTGGTCGACGGCCTCCGGGTCGAAGATCCGGTTGGCGAACGAGCTGTCGTCGGCCGGGCTGTAGCCGTAGCGCGCGAACACCGCGCAGATCTCGGTGTGCGGGAACTCGTCGTGCAGCAGGGCGGCCACTTCGGCGGCGCTCTGCCCGGCGCCGACCACGACGAACCGCTTCGGCTCGGTGCCGCGCAGGCGTTCGACGCGGAAGAGCAGCTCGCTGTTGTGCCAGATCCGCTCGCCCGCGGTGACGCCGTCGGGCAGCTGCGCCCGCAACCCGGTGCCCATGACCAGGTTCCGGGCCCGCAGCGAGGTGCCGTCGGAGATCTGGACGTCGAAGAACTCGACCTCCGCACCGTCGTGGACCGGCTTCACGGACACGACTTCGGTGCCGTACGAGACGACGTCGTCGACCTTCGCCGCCGCCCACTCGAAGTAGTCGTGGAACTCGACCCGCAGCGGGAAGAGGTTCTTGTGGTTGATGAAGTCCACCAGCCGCCCGGCGGCGTGCAGGTAGTTGAGGAAGGTGAACTCGCTGGTCGGGTTCCGCATCGTGACCAGGTCCTTGAGGAAGGAGACCTGCATCGTCGCGGTGTCGATCAGCATCCCGCGGTGCCAGCCGAACCGGGGTTGCCGCTCCAGGAAGTGCGCGGTCACCGGCTTCCCCGCGCCGGCGTTGTGCTCGGCCAGCGCGATCGCGAGGGCCAGGTTCGAAGGTCCGAAACCCACCCCGACGACGTCGTAGATCGGGACCTGTTCGCCGGCCTCTGCAGTCATGTCGCTCCCTCGCGCACTCCGGTAACGTTCAGGGAACCCTAACCTAACTTAGGCGAGCCTCGCCTAGTACGTTCGTGGTGATGTTCGTCCCCCGACTACGGAAAGGCATTCTCGAATGCGCGTGGCGATGTTCGGCTACCAGACCTGGGGGCACCGGACCCTCCAAGCGCTCATCGACGCGGGCCACGAGGTCGCGCTGGTGGTCACCCACCCGAAGAGCGACCACGCGTACGAGCGGATCTGGGCCGACTCCGTCGCGGATCTCGCCGAGGCGAACGGCATCCGCGTCCTGCTGCGCAACCGCCCGGACGACGACGAGCTGCTGGCCGAGCTGAAGACGGCCGAGCTCGACCTGATCGTGGCGAACAACTGGCGCACGTGGCTGCCGCCGGAGATCTTCGACCTGCCGCGCCACGGCACCCTCAACATCCACGACTCGCTGCTGCCGTCCTACGCCGGGTTCTCCCCGCTGATCTGGGCGCTGGTCAACGGCGAGCCCGAGGTCGGCGTCACCGCCCACATGATGGACGGCGAGCTGGACGCGGGCGACATCGTCCTGCAGCGCGCGATCCCGGTCGGCCCGGCCGACACGACGACGGACCTGTTCCACCGCACGGTCGACCTCATCGCGCCGATCACGGCCGAGGCGATCCGGCTCATCGAGACCGGCTACACGCCGGTGCCGCAGGACCGGTCGAAGGCCAGCTTCTTCCACAAGCGTGCCG
This genomic window contains:
- a CDS encoding ABC transporter ATP-binding protein, with translation MTSDAPSLRVEQLRVAYDDRVVIDGLDLDIPPGEITAIIGANACGKSTLLRTLARLLTPKAGGVYLDGRSIHDLPTREVAQRLGILPQAPVAPEGMTVADLVGRGRAPHQSWWRQWSTSDEGAVHDALAATGMTDLADRPVGELSGGQRQRAWIAMAVAQGTPVLLLDEPTTYLDLAHQIDVLDLVVDLNRDEGRTVVMVLHDLPQACRYADHVIAMKAGRIAAAGKPVEVITEELVEEVFDVRCQVTPDPISGTPMVIPISRHHPAPLS
- a CDS encoding DinB family protein, producing MFVLPEITTGSERLLLEATMDRQRRAVADTARGLSDTDVRTRLVASLTTPIGLVKHAAMAERRWFQLLLLGLDEAECDGPTTPGDASFVVADSETLDDVIAEFERAAARSREIAARFDLDDTWTHDVLGEVNLRFVYLLLIEDFARHAGHGDILREQLTAR
- a CDS encoding lysine N(6)-hydroxylase/L-ornithine N(5)-oxygenase family protein, which encodes MTAEAGEQVPIYDVVGVGFGPSNLALAIALAEHNAGAGKPVTAHFLERQPRFGWHRGMLIDTATMQVSFLKDLVTMRNPTSEFTFLNYLHAAGRLVDFINHKNLFPLRVEFHDYFEWAAAKVDDVVSYGTEVVSVKPVHDGAEVEFFDVQISDGTSLRARNLVMGTGLRAQLPDGVTAGERIWHNSELLFRVERLRGTEPKRFVVVGAGQSAAEVAALLHDEFPHTEICAVFARYGYSPADDSSFANRIFDPEAVDQFYGAGEPVKDRLMRYHGATNYSAVDVELIDELYRRVYREKVLGVERLRLFNVSRPVEVTDTGAAVSATVESLTTGERTVLEADAVVYATGYRPADPTPLLGELGPRCARDDEGRLRVERDYRITTEPALRGGIYLQGGTEHTHGITSSLLSNTAVRVGEILQSIVDRRVVAAPEGEYAVSAR
- a CDS encoding methionyl-tRNA formyltransferase, which translates into the protein MRVAMFGYQTWGHRTLQALIDAGHEVALVVTHPKSDHAYERIWADSVADLAEANGIRVLLRNRPDDDELLAELKTAELDLIVANNWRTWLPPEIFDLPRHGTLNIHDSLLPSYAGFSPLIWALVNGEPEVGVTAHMMDGELDAGDIVLQRAIPVGPADTTTDLFHRTVDLIAPITAEAIRLIETGYTPVPQDRSKASFFHKRAARDSLIDWTWPVEDIERLVRAQSDPYPNAFAYHRGQELRITKASVSQGHYGGTPGRIFIKEADGVVIVAGPEARRGRSPGLLVERVRTADGTELPAGEYFTTMGGYLTDRP